A genomic stretch from Komagataeibacter xylinus includes:
- the ptsP gene encoding phosphoenolpyruvate--protein phosphotransferase, translated as MKTTERKPPRRPRPGEVRLEGQPVSSGVAIGYAAIAHDPALPAIDTTRRDCDPAHERARLHEAITRSTAQLRRLHDRLALLPEDGQVEIGSLLEVYRRMLGPSRLRRGIEARLGLGMLAEAAVQLETETLAAFMLSPPGRPAPEGEDAVAARRRAGEFREIGRRLVRNLSGTPYRSFSAIPDGAILVAEQLRPADAALIDPSRIAAVVTEEGGSTGHTAILLRALGIPAVLATHGLLAQIGRRTRLVVDGSTGHVIIRPSTRTAAAARVEVAAYARERQALGRLRRLPARLSSGEVLTLQANLEIPAELPMIAQSGAAGIGLLRSEFLFMNAETLPDEARQEALYRPLVEAMAGDPVTIRVVDWGSEKNSDALTQAGIGTGSDVNPALGLRGIRLLLRHRALLEMQFAAILRAATAGPVRVLLPMVSDPAELHEAREIYARVGRRLRRRGVDIPDPLPPLGIMIETPAAALMADVLAQEAEFLAIGTNDLTMYTLAADRAATDVAGLYDPLHPAVLRLVRLAADAGLRQRRPVSLCGEMASDPLAVPLLVGLGVRSFSMHASAVPRVKRAVRAAAMDDCRRMACRALEAAGGPEVSAMLMAYAATLHHAGDG; from the coding sequence ATGAAGACGACTGAACGCAAGCCCCCCCGTCGCCCCCGTCCTGGTGAGGTGCGGCTGGAGGGCCAGCCCGTTTCATCGGGCGTGGCCATCGGGTATGCCGCCATCGCGCATGATCCGGCACTCCCCGCCATCGATACCACGCGGCGCGATTGCGACCCCGCCCATGAACGTGCCCGCCTGCATGAGGCCATAACCCGCTCCACCGCCCAGCTACGCCGCCTGCATGACCGCCTGGCCCTGCTGCCGGAAGATGGGCAGGTGGAAATCGGTTCCCTGCTTGAAGTCTATCGCCGCATGCTCGGCCCCTCGCGCCTGCGGCGTGGCATCGAGGCACGGCTTGGGCTGGGCATGCTGGCCGAGGCCGCCGTGCAGCTTGAAACCGAGACCCTGGCCGCCTTCATGCTCAGCCCCCCCGGACGCCCCGCGCCCGAAGGGGAGGATGCGGTGGCGGCAAGACGGCGCGCGGGTGAGTTCCGCGAGATCGGGCGCAGGCTGGTGCGCAACCTCAGTGGCACGCCTTACCGGTCGTTCTCCGCCATTCCTGATGGCGCGATCCTTGTGGCCGAGCAGTTGCGCCCCGCCGATGCCGCCCTGATCGATCCCTCGCGCATCGCCGCCGTGGTGACGGAAGAGGGCGGCAGCACCGGCCATACCGCCATCCTGCTGCGTGCCCTTGGCATTCCCGCCGTGCTGGCCACCCATGGGCTTCTGGCCCAGATAGGGCGGCGCACGCGGCTGGTGGTCGATGGCTCGACCGGGCATGTCATCATCCGACCTTCCACCCGCACGGCGGCGGCAGCCCGGGTGGAGGTGGCGGCCTATGCGCGTGAACGCCAGGCGCTGGGCCGCCTGCGCCGCCTGCCGGCCCGCCTGTCGAGCGGAGAGGTGCTGACATTGCAGGCCAATCTGGAAATCCCGGCCGAACTGCCCATGATCGCGCAGTCAGGTGCGGCCGGCATCGGGCTGCTGCGCAGCGAGTTCCTGTTCATGAATGCCGAGACCCTGCCCGATGAAGCGCGGCAGGAAGCGCTCTACCGCCCCCTTGTCGAGGCCATGGCAGGCGACCCGGTCACGATCCGCGTGGTGGACTGGGGCAGCGAGAAGAACAGCGATGCCCTGACACAGGCAGGCATTGGCACCGGCAGCGATGTCAATCCGGCGCTGGGCCTGCGCGGCATCAGGCTGCTCCTGCGGCATCGCGCCCTGCTGGAGATGCAGTTCGCCGCCATCCTGCGCGCGGCCACCGCAGGCCCGGTGCGGGTGCTGCTGCCCATGGTGTCAGACCCGGCGGAACTGCATGAGGCGCGTGAAATCTATGCCCGCGTGGGGCGCAGGCTGCGGCGCAGGGGGGTGGACATACCCGATCCGCTGCCGCCGCTTGGCATCATGATCGAAACGCCGGCCGCCGCCCTCATGGCCGATGTGCTGGCGCAGGAGGCCGAATTCCTCGCCATCGGCACCAATGACCTGACCATGTACACCCTTGCGGCAGACCGGGCGGCAACGGATGTGGCGGGGCTGTATGACCCGCTGCACCCTGCCGTGCTGCGGCTTGTGCGGCTGGCGGCGGATGCGGGGCTGCGCCAGCGCAGGCCGGTCTCGCTATGCGGCGAGATGGCATCCGACCCGCTGGCCGTGCCGTTGCTGGTGGGGCTGGGGGTGCGGTCGTTTTCCATGCATGCCTCCGCCGTGCCGCGTGTGAAGCGCGCCGTGCGGGCAGCGGCGATGGATGACTGCCGCCGCATGGCCTGCCGCGCGCTTGAAGCGGCTGGCGGGCCGGAAGTCAGCGCCATGCTCATGGCTTATGCCGCTACCCTGCATCATGCCGGTGATGGTTAG
- a CDS encoding anthranilate synthase component I family protein: MPVMVSSTCLPVAWRNVDDVLAAWGDRPGFACLDSGGPVGPRARWTIICRDPVHWIEQNDGACWLDGTQVAQDLPNLLRQCVPGGGCPPEVPFAGGAIGFIGYGAGQRMEGIISRHEAGGDGLEAAFGLYDHAFVLDREMGHAWLAGMGLDGPRMVALAAQWTAIGPAGKPSPLPALRFWPDQDAAAYRAAVAQAVARIAAGEVFQVNITGRMQAARPSGLSAVDAYRTLRVTSPAPFGAFLVGAGGFALLGASPERFLSLDGTGRVSTRPIKGTAPRGDTAQDDVRLAHALRHDPKEQAENLMIVDLMRNDIGRVAQLGSIAVPELFAVEQFAHVHHLVSEITGRLAPGRDACDLLAATLPPGSVTGAPKHRAMQVIDALEASPRGAYCGTVVRIGCDGAMDSAVIIRTLVLTSEHVTAAAGGGITVESDPEREYREMQLKIAALLALFGPQAGEGNTA, encoded by the coding sequence ATGCCGGTGATGGTTAGCAGCACCTGCCTGCCTGTGGCCTGGCGGAATGTGGATGACGTGCTGGCCGCATGGGGCGACCGCCCGGGCTTTGCCTGCCTTGACAGTGGCGGCCCGGTCGGCCCGCGCGCGCGCTGGACCATCATCTGCCGCGACCCCGTGCACTGGATCGAGCAGAATGATGGCGCGTGCTGGCTGGATGGCACGCAGGTGGCGCAGGACCTGCCCAACCTGCTGCGGCAGTGCGTGCCGGGTGGTGGCTGCCCGCCCGAGGTGCCTTTTGCCGGGGGGGCGATCGGTTTTATCGGCTATGGCGCGGGTCAGCGCATGGAGGGGATCATCTCGCGCCATGAAGCAGGCGGTGATGGCCTGGAGGCTGCTTTCGGCCTGTATGACCATGCCTTTGTGCTTGATCGCGAGATGGGCCACGCCTGGCTGGCGGGTATGGGCCTTGATGGCCCGCGCATGGTGGCACTGGCGGCGCAGTGGACGGCGATTGGCCCGGCAGGAAAACCCTCTCCGCTGCCTGCGTTGCGTTTTTGGCCCGATCAGGATGCGGCAGCGTATCGCGCCGCCGTGGCGCAGGCCGTGGCCCGGATCGCGGCGGGTGAAGTATTTCAGGTCAACATCACCGGGCGCATGCAGGCTGCCCGTCCGTCCGGGCTTTCGGCGGTTGATGCCTACCGCACGCTGCGCGTCACATCGCCCGCGCCATTCGGGGCCTTTTTGGTGGGTGCGGGCGGGTTTGCGCTGCTCGGTGCCTCGCCCGAGCGTTTTTTGAGCCTTGATGGCACCGGCCGGGTCAGCACCCGGCCCATAAAGGGCACCGCCCCGCGTGGCGACACGGCGCAGGACGATGTCCGACTGGCCCACGCCCTGCGCCATGACCCCAAGGAGCAGGCCGAGAACCTGATGATCGTTGACCTCATGCGCAACGATATCGGGCGCGTGGCACAGTTGGGCAGCATTGCGGTGCCGGAACTTTTTGCGGTCGAGCAATTTGCGCATGTGCATCATCTGGTATCCGAAATAACGGGGCGGCTGGCACCGGGGCGCGATGCGTGTGACCTGCTGGCCGCCACCCTCCCGCCCGGCTCGGTCACCGGCGCGCCCAAGCACCGCGCCATGCAGGTGATCGATGCGCTCGAGGCTTCGCCCCGGGGAGCCTATTGCGGCACCGTGGTGCGGATCGGCTGCGATGGCGCGATGGATAGCGCCGTCATCATCCGCACGCTGGTGCTTACGAGCGAGCACGTTACAGCGGCGGCAGGGGGCGGCATTACCGTGGAGTCCGACCCGGAGCGCGAATACCGCGAAATGCAGCTTAAAATCGCAGCCCTGCTGGCCCTGTTCGGACCGCAGGCCGGTGAAGGAAACACGGCATGA
- a CDS encoding aminotransferase class IV, translated as MTLATLPVWFNGRIINQAETRIDPADRGLLLGDGLFETMRVANGAVRHFALHMDRLAHGAGVLMLPSPDRNLIAQAVRDLLAACGLQSGSLRLTLTRGPGPRGLLPPAQVRPTLLLTAAASLPPATPMRLVTASHRRDEDSVLSRIKSLNYLPSILAWMEAAGLGADDALLLNRAGHVAEMSASTLVAIIGGEALTPPVSDGALPGIARGVLLAAGMLREGRLSPAMLRGAEAVFALNSLCAREVVAIDGHELPRQPALLSRLVAHLDG; from the coding sequence ATGACCCTTGCCACCCTGCCCGTGTGGTTCAATGGCCGAATCATCAATCAGGCCGAAACCCGCATCGACCCGGCGGACCGGGGGCTGCTGCTCGGCGATGGCCTGTTCGAGACCATGCGTGTGGCGAACGGTGCGGTCCGGCATTTCGCGCTTCATATGGACCGACTGGCGCACGGCGCCGGCGTGCTCATGCTGCCATCACCCGACAGGAACCTGATCGCGCAGGCGGTGCGTGACCTGCTGGCTGCCTGCGGGCTGCAAAGTGGTTCGCTGCGGCTCACGCTCACCCGTGGTCCCGGCCCGCGCGGGCTGCTGCCTCCAGCTCAGGTGCGACCCACCCTGCTGCTCACCGCCGCCGCCAGCCTGCCGCCAGCAACTCCCATGCGGCTGGTAACGGCCAGCCACCGGCGCGATGAGGACAGCGTGCTCTCGCGCATCAAGAGCCTGAACTATCTGCCGTCCATCCTCGCGTGGATGGAGGCGGCAGGCCTGGGCGCGGATGATGCGCTGCTGCTCAACCGGGCGGGGCATGTGGCCGAGATGAGTGCCAGCACGCTTGTTGCCATCATCGGTGGGGAGGCGCTTACCCCCCCTGTGAGCGATGGCGCCTTGCCCGGCATCGCCCGTGGCGTGCTGCTGGCGGCAGGCATGCTACGTGAGGGCCGCCTCAGCCCCGCCATGCTGCGCGGCGCCGAGGCGGTTTTTGCCCTGAACAGCCTGTGCGCGCGTGAAGTGGTGGCGATTGACGGCCACGAACTGCCGCGCCAGCCCGCTTTGCTGTCCCGGCTGGTGGCGCATCTTGATGGCTGA
- the purH gene encoding bifunctional phosphoribosylaminoimidazolecarboxamide formyltransferase/IMP cyclohydrolase — protein sequence MTPPTTVPVRRALISVSDKKGLLDLARALVAHGAEILSTGGSARALREAGIAVRDVSEHTGFPEILDGRVKTLVPQVHGGILGRRDLPAHVQQMEEHKITPIDLVAVNLYPFEATVASGAGPEDCIENIDIGGPALIRAAAKNHAHVAIVTDPAQYGEVITALENGGTTLGQRTKLAGAAYARTAAYDAAIAAWFAGQEGEVLPPRMIIAGEKRESLRYGENPHQKAAFYTDGSTRPGVATATQIQGKALSYNNINDTDAAFEAVAEFDEPAVVIVKHANPCGVATAPTQAEAWDRALRCDPVSAFGGIVALNRTLEAEAAARIASIFTEVIVAPDATVEAREILSRKKNLRLLLTGALPDPAAGGVVVRSVAGGFLAQTRDSGRITPDALKVVTRRAPTPAEMADLIFAFRVAKHVKSNAIVYVKDQSTVGIGAGQMSRVDSARIAATKSADAAKEAGIDHPLTRGSVVASDAFFPFADGLEAAIAAGATAVIQPGGSIRDDEVIAAADKAGIAMVFTGMRHFRH from the coding sequence ATGACCCCCCCCACCACCGTGCCGGTCCGGCGTGCCCTGATTTCCGTGTCTGACAAAAAGGGGCTGCTTGATCTGGCCCGCGCGCTTGTCGCCCACGGGGCCGAGATCCTTTCCACCGGCGGCTCCGCCCGCGCCCTGCGCGAGGCGGGCATTGCCGTGCGCGACGTGTCCGAGCATACCGGCTTCCCGGAAATTCTTGATGGCCGCGTCAAGACGCTGGTGCCGCAGGTGCATGGGGGCATTCTCGGCCGGCGCGACCTGCCCGCCCATGTGCAGCAGATGGAAGAGCACAAGATCACCCCGATCGACCTCGTGGCCGTCAACCTCTACCCGTTCGAGGCTACCGTGGCCTCTGGCGCGGGGCCGGAGGACTGCATCGAGAACATCGATATCGGCGGCCCTGCCCTGATCCGCGCCGCTGCCAAGAATCACGCCCACGTGGCTATCGTGACCGACCCCGCCCAGTATGGCGAGGTGATCACCGCACTCGAAAACGGCGGCACGACGCTGGGCCAGCGCACCAAGCTGGCAGGCGCGGCCTACGCCCGCACCGCTGCTTACGATGCGGCCATCGCTGCATGGTTTGCAGGCCAGGAAGGCGAGGTGCTGCCCCCCCGCATGATCATTGCGGGCGAAAAGCGCGAAAGCCTGCGCTATGGCGAGAACCCGCACCAGAAGGCGGCCTTCTACACCGATGGCTCGACCCGCCCCGGTGTTGCCACGGCCACGCAGATACAGGGCAAGGCGCTGTCCTACAACAACATCAACGACACCGATGCGGCCTTCGAGGCGGTGGCGGAATTCGATGAGCCTGCCGTGGTCATCGTCAAGCATGCCAACCCCTGTGGCGTGGCCACTGCTCCCACACAGGCCGAAGCCTGGGACCGCGCCCTGCGCTGCGACCCGGTCTCGGCCTTTGGCGGCATTGTCGCACTCAACCGCACGCTGGAAGCTGAAGCGGCGGCGCGCATCGCCAGCATCTTCACCGAGGTGATCGTGGCCCCTGACGCAACGGTCGAAGCACGCGAGATCCTGTCGCGCAAGAAAAACCTGCGCCTGCTGCTGACCGGAGCATTGCCTGACCCCGCAGCCGGTGGCGTGGTGGTGCGCTCGGTGGCCGGTGGCTTCCTGGCCCAGACGCGTGATAGCGGCCGCATCACTCCCGATGCGCTGAAGGTCGTGACCAGGCGCGCGCCCACTCCCGCCGAGATGGCGGACCTCATCTTCGCCTTCCGCGTGGCCAAGCACGTCAAGTCGAACGCGATCGTGTACGTGAAGGACCAGAGCACGGTGGGCATTGGCGCGGGCCAGATGAGCCGGGTTGATTCCGCGCGCATCGCCGCCACCAAGAGTGCGGATGCCGCGAAGGAAGCGGGCATCGACCATCCGCTGACCCGGGGCAGTGTCGTGGCATCCGATGCGTTCTTCCCGTTTGCCGACGGGCTTGAGGCCGCGATTGCCGCAGGCGCCACCGCCGTGATCCAGCCCGGCGGCTCGATCCGTGATGATGAGGTGATCGCCGCTGCCGACAAGGCGGGCATTGCCATGGTCTTCACAGGTATGCGCCATTTCCGGCACTGA
- a CDS encoding AtpZ/AtpI family protein gives MDKDNDPSGESFNRRLEAARERMKPRKAAERDTGGTMSDLGLVIRSGTELVSALVVGVGIGWGLDHWLGTKPWFLIVFSLLGGVAGVLNVWRLVRPDAISTKADGPDGGSGRL, from the coding sequence GTGGATAAGGATAACGATCCTTCCGGCGAGTCCTTCAACCGGCGACTGGAAGCGGCCCGCGAGCGCATGAAGCCCCGTAAGGCCGCTGAACGCGATACGGGGGGGACAATGTCCGATCTGGGCCTGGTCATCAGGTCGGGAACGGAACTGGTGTCGGCTCTTGTGGTCGGGGTTGGCATTGGCTGGGGTCTTGACCACTGGCTGGGCACGAAGCCCTGGTTCCTCATCGTCTTTTCGCTTCTTGGCGGTGTGGCAGGTGTACTTAATGTCTGGCGTCTTGTCAGGCCCGATGCCATAAGCACTAAGGCAGACGGGCCGGATGGCGGCTCCGGACGGTTATAG
- a CDS encoding F0F1 ATP synthase subunit A has product MAAGSSIDALGQFELHPVLGALGESLRFSQSPMMMIVAALLVLAFLYMGMRPAAVVPGRLQAAAEMCYDFIYNMAVDTIGVEGKAFFPFVFTLFFFILAGNYLGLLPFSFAFTSHIAVTLALALMVFCLSIIVSLKVQGAKFFAHFMPAGAPKALAPLLIPIEILSFLSRPVSLSIRLFANMVAGHVMFDMFAAFTIMLAGLGFFGDIIAVGPVVINIALMALELLVGALQAYVFAILTCIYLREAVAH; this is encoded by the coding sequence TTGGCGGCCGGATCATCTATCGACGCGCTCGGTCAGTTCGAGCTCCATCCAGTTCTGGGTGCATTGGGCGAATCCCTGCGGTTCAGCCAGTCCCCCATGATGATGATTGTCGCCGCCTTGCTGGTTCTGGCGTTCCTGTATATGGGCATGCGCCCTGCTGCAGTGGTGCCGGGTCGCCTGCAGGCCGCAGCCGAGATGTGCTACGACTTCATCTACAACATGGCGGTCGACACGATCGGCGTGGAGGGCAAGGCCTTCTTCCCCTTCGTGTTCACGCTGTTCTTCTTCATCCTGGCCGGTAACTACCTTGGCCTGCTGCCTTTCTCCTTCGCCTTCACCAGCCATATCGCCGTGACCCTGGCGCTGGCGCTGATGGTGTTCTGTCTCTCGATCATCGTATCGCTCAAAGTGCAGGGGGCGAAGTTTTTCGCTCACTTCATGCCCGCGGGCGCCCCCAAGGCGCTGGCTCCGCTGCTGATTCCGATCGAGATCCTTTCTTTTCTTTCGCGTCCCGTGAGCCTGTCGATCCGTCTGTTCGCCAATATGGTGGCGGGTCACGTGATGTTCGATATGTTTGCCGCCTTCACGATCATGCTGGCCGGTCTGGGCTTCTTCGGTGATATCATCGCCGTTGGTCCCGTGGTCATCAATATCGCGCTGATGGCACTCGAATTGCTGGTTGGTGCCTTGCAGGCCTATGTGTTTGCAATCCTGACCTGCATCTATCTGAGGGAGGCGGTGGCCCACTAA
- a CDS encoding ATP synthase subunit C family protein — protein MDIAAAREIGAGIAVIALAGVGIGLGNIFSTLVSSIARNPSARPHVFGLGMLGFALTEAVALYALLIAFLILFV, from the coding sequence ATGGATATCGCAGCAGCCCGTGAAATTGGTGCCGGTATCGCCGTTATCGCCCTCGCTGGCGTTGGCATTGGCCTGGGTAACATCTTCTCTACGCTGGTCAGCAGCATCGCGCGCAACCCGTCCGCACGCCCGCACGTGTTCGGCCTTGGCATGCTGGGCTTCGCCCTGACGGAAGCCGTGGCCCTGTATGCGCTGCTGATCGCGTTCCTGATCCTGTTCGTCTGA
- a CDS encoding ATP synthase F0 subunit B' yields MARAVMYNNIRRAKSFLASSALALPLMAMAAPGARAEGMPQLDFGNPYVIGQVIWGAGIFLVLYLLLSRSALPKVEKVLSLRRQTIETDLGIAHKAKTRADEAVADLHAARRKALADAQANVDKVVEEARLAAARQTEEMNARLAAEISDAETRIAQARTQALASVREISTNTAETLINQLSGIAAPADFVTAKVGSAAAARGL; encoded by the coding sequence ATGGCGCGCGCCGTGATGTATAACAACATCCGAAGGGCGAAGTCTTTCCTGGCTTCGTCCGCGCTGGCTCTGCCGCTGATGGCCATGGCAGCCCCTGGCGCGCGCGCCGAGGGCATGCCCCAGCTTGATTTTGGCAATCCTTATGTCATCGGTCAGGTGATATGGGGCGCTGGCATTTTTCTGGTTCTCTACCTGCTGCTGAGCCGTTCGGCCCTGCCCAAGGTGGAGAAGGTTCTCTCGCTGCGTCGTCAGACCATCGAGACCGACCTTGGCATCGCGCACAAGGCCAAGACCCGCGCTGATGAAGCCGTGGCCGACCTGCACGCCGCACGCCGCAAGGCGCTGGCCGATGCACAGGCCAATGTGGACAAGGTTGTCGAGGAGGCCCGTCTGGCCGCCGCCCGGCAGACCGAGGAAATGAACGCACGCCTTGCTGCCGAGATCAGTGATGCCGAGACCCGCATCGCGCAGGCCCGGACACAGGCACTGGCATCCGTTCGCGAGATTTCCACAAACACGGCGGAAACGCTGATCAATCAGTTATCTGGCATTGCCGCCCCGGCCGATTTCGTGACGGCAAAGGTCGGTTCTGCTGCGGCAGCACGTGGTCTCTGA
- a CDS encoding F0F1 ATP synthase subunit B, with product MFHDPRFWSAVAFVLFFVLFGRSLWKPLVSALDGRAERIRAELDEAARLRREAEQMLEDATRDREAALAEAKELVEHSLREAANIAEKARKDADDIAARREQMAKDRIASAERSALREVRETAVDIAIQAARETLAASLPADADGKIIDKAIGDLPAALSQRAA from the coding sequence ATGTTTCATGATCCCCGTTTCTGGTCGGCTGTTGCCTTTGTCCTGTTTTTCGTCCTGTTCGGGCGTTCACTGTGGAAACCCCTGGTGAGCGCGCTGGACGGGCGGGCAGAGCGCATTCGTGCCGAGCTTGATGAGGCAGCCCGCCTGCGCCGCGAGGCCGAGCAGATGCTGGAGGACGCAACGCGAGACCGCGAGGCGGCTCTCGCCGAAGCCAAGGAACTGGTCGAGCACTCCCTGCGTGAAGCCGCGAACATCGCAGAAAAAGCCCGCAAGGACGCCGATGATATCGCCGCACGACGTGAGCAGATGGCCAAGGACCGGATCGCATCGGCCGAGCGTTCCGCCCTGCGCGAAGTGCGCGAGACGGCAGTTGACATCGCCATCCAGGCCGCCCGCGAGACGCTGGCTGCCAGCCTGCCTGCGGATGCTGATGGAAAGATCATCGACAAGGCGATCGGCGATCTGCCGGCAGCCCTTTCCCAGCGCGCTGCCTGA
- a CDS encoding glycosyltransferase: MQDSDNGASSRPVLSIIAAVLNEGGNIRPLCQEIAAVLDRLPPAEIIFVDDGSTDGTMAELETVRRDGILPHLRILSHEAAYGKSAGLRTGIEAARGEWVIVLDGDGQDNPIDFINMLALCQEASGRAPLVVGVRTKRRDTLSRRLASRFANGLRRRLLDDGCPDTGASLKAFRREDFLQLPQFEGLHRFLPSLMGQRGVPLVCMPVHHRNRLHGSSKYTNFNRAIVGIRDILGVMWLNNRARIPKRVTER; the protein is encoded by the coding sequence ATGCAGGACAGTGATAACGGGGCGTCTTCACGCCCCGTTTTGTCCATTATCGCCGCTGTTCTGAACGAGGGCGGCAATATCCGCCCGCTCTGTCAGGAAATCGCGGCCGTGCTCGACCGCCTGCCCCCGGCTGAAATCATCTTTGTGGATGATGGCAGCACGGATGGCACCATGGCGGAACTTGAAACAGTCAGGCGCGATGGTATCCTGCCGCATCTGCGTATTCTCAGCCATGAGGCAGCCTACGGCAAATCCGCAGGGCTGCGTACCGGCATTGAGGCTGCGCGTGGCGAGTGGGTCATCGTGCTTGATGGCGACGGGCAGGATAATCCCATCGACTTCATCAACATGCTCGCACTGTGCCAGGAGGCAAGCGGGCGTGCACCCCTGGTGGTGGGCGTGCGTACCAAACGGCGCGATACCCTGTCGCGCAGGCTGGCCTCGCGTTTTGCCAATGGCCTGCGCCGCCGCCTGCTTGATGATGGCTGCCCCGATACGGGGGCCTCGCTCAAGGCGTTCCGGCGGGAGGATTTCCTGCAACTGCCGCAATTCGAGGGCCTGCACCGTTTCCTGCCTTCTTTAATGGGGCAGCGCGGTGTGCCGCTGGTGTGCATGCCGGTGCATCATCGCAACCGGCTGCATGGTTCCTCCAAATACACCAATTTCAACCGGGCGATTGTTGGCATCCGCGATATACTGGGTGTCATGTGGCTCAATAACCGCGCCAGGATACCGAAACGCGTTACCGAACGCTGA